The following are from one region of the Poecilia reticulata strain Guanapo linkage group LG7, Guppy_female_1.0+MT, whole genome shotgun sequence genome:
- the LOC103467871 gene encoding P2Y purinoceptor 1-like codes for MDPTSCFGVNFKFPLSFLPPVFILVFIFGLIANGWGLNSLWRNWKKLGNVNVFILNLGIADILYLLTLPFLVAYYLNERRWIFGEAFCKVTRFCFNLNLYCSIGFLTCISVYRYLAIVHPMKVMGRLTVTHSVIISAIVWILVGLQSLPDMFFPKNSANMTLQCFDTTGIEYVEDYLQYSLIWTIIGFCIPSLITVACYGHVIVLLCYKDNIDKVLKQRSLKLLIILILLFSVCYIPYHVLKNFNLWSRVLSKQNTCYKWSNGVYIAQRICRGLVCLNAALNPLVYLHVDENISAQFRQLCQRTRQAATQLSANTQTLFSSTFRNT; via the coding sequence ATGGATCCCACATCTTGTTTTGGAGTCAACTTTAAATTTCCGCTGAGTTTTCTGCCTCCTGTCTTCATCTTGGTGTTCATTTTTGGACTTATAGCGAACGGATGGGGACTTAACTCTTTGTGGCGCAACTGGAAGAAACTGGGGAATGTCAACGTCTTCATACTCAACCTTGGAATTGCAGATATTTTGTATCTGCTCACGCTTCCTTTTCTGGTCGCGTACTACCTTAACGAGAGAAGATGGATCTTTGGAGAAGCTTTTTGCAAGGTGACAAGGTTCTGCTTCAACCTGAATTTATACTGCAGCATCGGGTTTCTCACCTGTATCAGCGTGTACCGCTACCTGGCCATCGTCCATCCGATGAAAGTGATGGGGAGACTAACTGTGACTCACTCGGTCATCATCTCAGCCATTGTTTGGATTTTAGTGGGCCTTCAAAGCCTACCAGATATGTTCTTCCCCAAAAACTCAGCAAACATGACTTTACAATGTTTTGATACAACCGGGATTGAGTATGTTGAGGACTACCTGCAGTACAGCCTCATCTGGACAATCATTGGATTCTGCATCCCGTCTCTCATCACGGTGGCCTGCTACGGACATGTGATCGTCCTCCTCTGCTACAAGGATAATATTGACAAAGTCCTGAAGCAAAGAAGCTTAAAACTATTAATCATCTTGATTCTTCTCTTCTCCGTCTGCTACATCCCCTACCATGTGCTGAAGAACTTCAACCTCTGGTCAAGAGTTCTTTCCAAACAGAATACATGCTACAAATGGTCTAACGGAGTCTACATCGCTCAACGCATATGTCGCGGTCTTGTTTGCCTGAACGCTGCTCTCAACCCTCTGGTTTATCTCCATGTAGACGAGAATATCTCTGCTCAGTTCAGGCAGTTGTGTCAGCGGACTCGGCAAGCTGCAACTCAGCTCTCTGCAAACACCCAAACTCTTTTCTCAAGCACATTCAGGAATACATGA
- the ccn5 gene encoding CCN family member 5: MDRLDRCVITLAALLCVATQLLCQLCNRACLCPASVPQCAAGVPLVPNGCRCCQVCARQRGEPCSEMLPCDREKGLQCDFSASFPGGPGECVADEDLSCTVNGITYLNGQSFQPSCDSFCHCRGGGVSCVSACPLTGRLPTPDCPSPQFVRLPGKCCREWVCENLENTVIQDAITAMNPGRSGSTMPGAPVLKQLVLPASSCVEQATQWSACSQSCGAGVSTRVSNQNPACKLQMETRLCKVRPCGAVQPALRKPRRGQQGWCKASYRSPGPIRLVHHGCFSTQAYQLRYCGQCSDSRCCTPHQTSTTQVTFRCPTGRLLQKAVMMIHSCVCHNNCPYAPYTNPALWAHRP; encoded by the exons cttcTGTGCCAGCTGTGCAACAGGGCCTGCCTTTGCCCCGCCTCTGTGCCTCAGTGCGCTGCGGGCGTTCCTCTGGTGCCGAATGGCTGCAGGTGCTGCCAGGTGTGCGCTCGGCAGCGAGGGGAGCCCTGCTCAGAGATGCTGCCCTGCGACAGGGAGAAAGGACTGCAGTGTGACTTCAGCGCCAGCTTCCCCGGAGGCCCTGGAGAGTGTGTCG ctgacGAGGATCTGAGCTGCACGGTGAACGGCATCACATACCTCAATGGCCAGTCATTCCAGCCGTCCTGCGACTCTTTCTGCCACTGCCGAGGCGGAGGGGTGAGCTGCGTGTCGGCCTGTCCGCTGACCGGCCGTCTTCCCACTCCGGACTGTCCCAGCCCACAGTTCGTCCGTTTACCGGGGAAGTGCTGCAGGGAATGGGTGTgtgaaaacctggaaaacaccGTGATTCAAGACGCCATTACAG CAATGAATCCAGGCAGGTCGGGGTCAACGATGCCAGGAGCTCCTGTCCTGAAACAGCTGGTCCTGCCAGCCTCCAGCTGCGTGGAGCAGGCCACCCAGTGGAGCGCCTGCTCCCAGAGCTGCGGGGCCGGCGTCTCCACTCGGGTCTCAAACCAAAATCCTGCCTGCAAGCTGCAAATGGAGACCCGACTGTGCAAAGTGCGGCCCTGCGGGGCCGTTCAGCCTGCGCTAAGGAAACCCAGG AGGGGACAGCAGGGTTGGTGCAAAGCCAGCTACAGGTCACCAGGTCCCATCCGACTCGTGCATCATGGCTGCTTCAGCACTCAGGCCTACCAGCTGCGGTACTGTGGCCAGTGCAGCGACTCTCGATGCTGCACGCCGCACCAAACCTCCACCACTCAGGTGACCTTCCGCTGCCCTACGGGCAGACTCCTGCAGAAAGCCGTTATGATGATCCACTCCTGCGTGTGTCACAACAACTGTCCCTACGCGCCTTACACTAACCCGGCTCTCTGGGCACACAGGCCCTGA